In Cicer arietinum cultivar CDC Frontier isolate Library 1 chromosome 7, Cicar.CDCFrontier_v2.0, whole genome shotgun sequence, a single window of DNA contains:
- the LOC101509185 gene encoding uncharacterized protein: MSSGGAFGGNRGLRPVPPEKGIFPLDHMHLCDLDKKEYLNCLKTAGNKSEICREFSKKYLQCRMEKNLMAKQDLAELGFKESNAETPGGKITERIGDRDQ, translated from the exons GTGGTGCATTTGGTGGCAACAGGGGGCTCCGTCCAGTGCCTCCCGAAAAGGGAATTTTCCCATTGGATCATATGCATTTGTGTGACCTG GATAAGAAAGAATATCTGAATTGTCTAAAGACTGCTGGAAACAAGTCAGAAATTTGTAGGGAATTCTCAAAAAAATATCTCCAATGTCGTATGGAAAA GAACTTGATGGCAAAGCAAGATTTGGCAGAACTTGGTTTTAAGGAAAGTAATGCAGAAACTCCTGGAGGCAAAATTACTGAGAGGATTGGTGATCGAGACCAATGA
- the LOC101509718 gene encoding protein MODIFIED TRANSPORT TO THE VACUOLE 1, producing MESSRRAVESYWRSRLIDSATSDEDKVTPVYKLEEICELLRSSHVTIVKEVSDFVLKRLDHKSPIVKQKALRLIKYVVGKSGAEFRREMQRHSVAIRQLLHYKGQLDPLKGDALNKAVRDTAQEAVSSIFSEDNNSNYKPAAPSQDLNRRIQGFGNTNYEAPSEDKKSFISEVVGIGSASIKQGLHNLTQGHSLMKNETGSYKSPIQRSLTIELEHGDRYVPVAYRSETQSSFELPKNQSSGTWNQDSRVAKMEISNGESSGNYSENKTREDRLLETIVTSGGVRLQPSRDAIQAFLTEAAKLDSLALSHALELKLQSPIWQVRMKAVCVLESILRKKDDEHFSFVASYFAENNDVVLICSESPQASLREKAIKVLGLLDGGQPNSSAINSEKAVKTESATVVELPNLIDTGDSNDNNIMDNTTKSTNELNLGNLTPSTPLVDDLFGDISGSIGTSHHELKNDDDPFADVSFHTSEGKEQADDLFSGMTVGDDKQDDHESHKQGIQSDLQLFDIFASSSKQGNHNESVGDLMGGLSIDENISTTKQKGTSSAVQSETLFSGLNSHTPDNTLGGMLGSQPVGFNVNPVFPTGHLPYMQPGIMLNQPYPSQPLNYGAMGTLLAQQQFLATMANFQHLSNVNMRDDAVSQMVGPNGNSPLPDIFQPSFAPQTPSSMINNPKKEDTKAFDFISDHLASARDSRRVI from the exons atggaatcgaGTCGAAGAGCTGTGGAATCGTATTGGAGGTCGCGGTTAATCGATTCAGCTACCTCGGATGAAGATAAAGTTACTCCCGTTTACAAATTGGAAGAGATTTGCGAGCTTTTGCGTTCTTCACATGTTACTATTGTCAAAGAGGTTTCAGACTTTGTCTTGAAACGTTTGGATCACAAGAGTCCAATTGTAAAACAGAAG GCTTTAAGATTGATAAAATATGTGGTTGGAAAGTCTGGTGCCGAGTTCAGAAGGGAAATGCAGAGACATTCGGTGGCAATTCGCCAATTATTGCACTACAAGGGACAGTTGGATCCCTTGAAAGGTGATGCACTAAATAAGGCTGTGCGGGACACTGCTCAAGAGGCTGTCTCTTCGATCTTCTCAGAAGATAATAACAGTAATTATAAGCCCGCCGCACCTTCTCAAGATCTTAACAGGCGGATACAAGGTTTTGGGAATACAAACTATGAAGCGCCATCTGAAGATAAGAAGTCTTTTATTAGTGAGGTAGTTGGTATTGGAAGTGCGTCAATTAAGCAAGGACTTCATAACTTAACACAAGGACATTCATTAATGAAGAATGAAACTGGAAGCTACAAAAGTCCAATTCAAAGGTCGTTGACCATCGAATTGGAACATGGCGACAGATATGTACCTGTTGCATACCGTAGTGAAACTCAAAGTAGTTTTGAACTTCCTAAGAATCAATCTAGTGGTACTTGGAATCAGGATTCCAGAGTAGCTAAGATGGAAATTTCAAATGGTGAATCCAGTGGAAATTATTCAGAGAATAAGACTAGAGAGGATAGGTTGCTGGAGACAATTGTAACTTCAGGAGGCGTTCGACTACAACCCTCTCGAGATGCCATTCAAGCTTTTCTAACAGAGGCTGCAAAGTTGGATTCCCTGGCTTTAAGTCATGCCCTTGAACTAAAGCTCCAATCTCCTATTTGGCAG GTGCGCATGAAAGCTGTTTGTGTTCTTGAATCCATCCTCAGAAAGAAGGATGATGaacatttttcatttgtggCATCTTACTTCGCTGAAAATAATGATGTTGTGCTGATATGTTCAGAATCTCCTCAAGCATCTTTGAGGGAAAAGGCTATAAAG GTTCTTGGTCTTCTTGATGGAGGCCAGCCGAACAGTTCTGCTATTAATTCAGAGAAAGCTGTAAAGACAGAGAGTGCTACTGTCGTTGAATTGCCTAACTTGATAGACACTGGTGATTCAAATGATAACAACATAATGGACAACACAACAAAGAGTACAAATGAACTAAATTTAGGGAATTTGACACCATCCACACCTCTGGTTGATGATTTATTTGGAGATATAAGTGGCTCTATCGGGACTAGTCATCATGAACTGAAAAATGACGATGACCCATTTGCGGATGTATCATTTCACACAAGCGAGGGCAAAGAACAGGCAGATGATCTATTTTCAGGGATGACAGTTGGCGATGATAAACAGGATGATCATGAGAGTCACAAACAGGGGATTCAAAGTGATCTTCAACTTTTCGACATTTTTGCTTCCAGCTCCAAGCAAGGAAACCATAACGAGTCCGTTGGTGATTTAATGGGTGGTTTGTCAATCGATGAAAATATCTCAACTACAAAGCAAAAGGGAACATCTTCTGCTGTGCAATCTGAAACTTTATTTTCAGGTTTAAACAGCCATACACCTGACAATACTCTCGGCGGCATGTTGGGCTCTCAGCCAGTTGGGTTCAATGTAAACCCTGTGTTTCCCACGGGTCATCTGCCTTACATGCAGCCCGGTATTATGTTGAACCAACCGTATCCTTCGCAGCCTCTTAACTATGGAGCCATGGGAACTCTCCTCGCTCAGCAGCAATTCTTAGCAACAATGGCTAATTTCCAACACCTTAGTAATGTCAACATGCGAGATGATGCCGTTTCTCAAATGGTTGGACCTAATGGAAATTCACCTTTGCCAGACATATTTCAACCAAGTTTTGCACCTCAAACTCCCAGCTCAATGATCAACAATCCAAAGAAAGAAGATACTAAAGCATTTGATTTTATCTCA GACCATCTTGCTTCGGCTCGGGATTCAAGGAGAGTGATTTGA
- the LOC101510254 gene encoding aquaporin TIP2-1-like, which yields MAGIAFGRFDDSFSFGSIKAYIAEFISTLIFVFAGVGSAIAYGKLTSDAALDPAGLLAVAICHGFALFVAVSVGANISGGHVNPAVTFGLALGGHITILTGIFYWIVQLLGSIVACFLLQFVTGGLETPTHSVAAEVGPIGGIVTEIIITFGLVYTVYATAADPKKGSLGTIAPIAIGFIVGANILAAGPFSGGSMNPARSFGPAVVSGNFHDNWVYWVGPLVGGGLAGLIYDNVFLRSEHAPLASDY from the exons ATGGCTGGCATAGCATTTGGACGTTTTGATGATTCCTTCAGTTTTGGCTCAATTAAGGCATATATTGCTGAATTCATCTCAACTTTGATCTTTGTTTTTGCTGGTGTTGGTTCAGCCATAGCCTATG GTAAGTTGACATCAGATGCAGCTCTGGATCCAGCTGGATTGCTAGCAGTTGCAATTTGCCATGGTTTTGCACTGTTTGTTGCTGTTTCAGTTGGTGCTAACATTTCTGGTGGACATGTCAATCCTGCTGTCACATTTGGATTGGCTCTTGGTGGACACATCACAATCCTCACTGGTATCTTCTACTGGATTGTACAGCTTCTTGGCTCCATAGTTGCatgttttcttcttcaatttgtCACAGGAGGATTG GAAACTCCAACACACAGTGTGGCAGCTGAAGTAGGACCTATTGGAGGAATTGTGACTGAAATAATCATAACATTTGGTTTAGTGTACACAGTATATGCCACAGCAGCTGATCCAAAAAAAGGTTCATTGGGAACAATTGCACCCATTGCTATTGGATTCATTGTTGGAGCAAACATATTAGCAGCAGGCCCATTCTCTGGTGGATCAATGAACCCAGCTAGATCTTTTGGGCCTGCTGTTGTTAGTGGCAATTTCCATGATAATTGGGTCTATTGGGTTGGGCCTCTTGTTGGTGGTGGTTTGGCTGGGCTTATTTATGACAATGTGTTCCTGCGTTCAGAACATGCTCCACTTGCTAGTgattattaa